The following proteins come from a genomic window of Nocardiopsis sp. YSL2:
- a CDS encoding helix-turn-helix domain-containing protein: MMVLLRHLLGDVLRRLRQRQGRTLREVSADARVSLGYLSEVERGQKEASSELLSSICGALGVPLSQVLREVSDQLALAELQEAALLGDAVTADPVPAQDLGIEQVPDRVPQVADMVGV, from the coding sequence ATGATGGTCCTGCTTCGTCACCTACTTGGTGACGTGCTCAGGCGGCTGCGCCAGCGCCAGGGCCGCACCCTCCGCGAGGTGTCGGCCGATGCACGTGTGTCCCTCGGATACCTGTCGGAGGTCGAACGCGGGCAGAAGGAAGCCTCTTCCGAACTGCTCTCCTCGATCTGCGGGGCCCTCGGGGTCCCGCTCTCGCAGGTGCTGAGAGAGGTCTCCGACCAGCTGGCCCTCGCCGAGCTCCAGGAGGCCGCGCTGCTCGGTGACGCGGTCACGGCCGATCCCGTTCCAGCGCAGGACCTCGGCATCGAGCAGGTACCGGATCGCGTTCCCCAGGTCGCCGACATGGTGGGGGTCTGA
- a CDS encoding Rrf2 family transcriptional regulator: protein MRLSARVDYALRAAAELAVAGEGPVTAEQLARAQSIPGKFLENILTQLRRAGLVRSQRGPVGGYWLARPAAEISLADIIRAVDGPLANVRGERPEHVDYDGAARSLQQVWIALRASERSILEGVNLQHLVTNELPESVRALAEDPEAWVNHSHR, encoded by the coding sequence ATGCGCCTTTCAGCCCGGGTCGACTACGCGCTACGCGCGGCAGCGGAGCTCGCTGTCGCCGGCGAAGGGCCGGTGACGGCGGAGCAGCTCGCGCGTGCTCAGTCCATCCCCGGAAAATTCCTGGAGAACATCCTCACCCAACTGCGCCGTGCCGGTCTGGTGCGCAGCCAGCGCGGCCCTGTGGGCGGCTACTGGCTGGCCCGTCCGGCCGCGGAGATCTCCCTCGCGGACATCATCCGCGCGGTCGACGGCCCCTTGGCCAACGTTCGAGGCGAACGCCCCGAACACGTCGACTACGACGGTGCCGCCCGCAGCCTGCAACAGGTGTGGATCGCGCTGCGCGCCAGCGAGCGGTCCATCCTGGAGGGTGTCAACCTCCAGCACCTGGTGACCAACGAGTTGCCGGAGTCCGTACGCGCCCTCGCCGAGGATCCCGAGGCATGGGTGAACCACAGCCACCGCTGA
- a CDS encoding glycoside hydrolase family 3 protein, which yields MSNDPTLARLANATLLVPFESHHAPRWLLEGLADGIAGVCLFHNNLDGSEQVTALNARLAEAADTPLVSLDEEGGDVTRIGQARGSDYPGNAALGAVDDTDLTRLTHRSLGGRLAGLGFNMDLAPSVDVNVAADNPVIGTRSFGADADLVARHAAAAVQGLQEAGVVACAKHFPGHGATSQDSHHVLPRVEADLDLLHRRELAPFRAAVEAGVRTILTAHIEMPALGGDGPATLTPSILNGLLRDELGFTGVVMSDAMDMHGVSGSIGIPEASVRAVAAGCDLLCLGRFVYADQIERVRTALVDAVREGRLSGERLEEAAERTNALRSWIRGTADRRTAAAETDGIGLAGARRAARVDGELPALTDPFVVEVDAPAGMAVGDVHWGLSGWFPDVRRVSPDVAGADRLAAEAAGRDLVVVVRDAHRYPEAQELVSRLLAAHPTAVVVEMGLPIWRPGCGAYVSTYGAAHVNARSAAELLGSGGTVGAAVPPRG from the coding sequence ATGTCGAACGACCCGACCCTGGCGCGCCTGGCCAACGCCACACTGCTGGTCCCCTTCGAGTCCCACCACGCACCGCGCTGGCTGCTGGAGGGTCTGGCGGACGGCATCGCCGGTGTCTGTCTGTTCCACAACAACCTGGACGGCTCCGAGCAGGTGACCGCGCTGAACGCGCGGCTGGCCGAGGCCGCCGACACGCCGCTGGTCTCCCTGGACGAGGAGGGCGGCGACGTCACCCGCATCGGCCAGGCGCGCGGCAGCGACTACCCGGGCAACGCCGCACTGGGCGCGGTCGACGACACCGACCTGACCCGCCTGACCCACCGCTCCCTCGGCGGACGCCTGGCCGGGCTGGGCTTCAACATGGACCTGGCGCCGTCCGTCGACGTCAACGTCGCGGCCGACAACCCGGTCATCGGAACCCGCTCCTTCGGCGCCGACGCCGACCTGGTGGCCCGGCACGCGGCGGCGGCCGTCCAGGGCCTGCAGGAGGCAGGTGTGGTGGCGTGCGCCAAGCACTTCCCCGGCCACGGCGCGACCTCACAGGACTCCCACCACGTGCTGCCCCGTGTGGAGGCCGACCTGGACCTGCTGCACCGGCGCGAGCTCGCCCCGTTCCGGGCGGCGGTCGAGGCGGGTGTCCGCACGATCCTGACCGCGCACATCGAGATGCCCGCCCTGGGCGGCGACGGGCCCGCCACGCTCACGCCGAGCATCCTCAACGGCCTGCTCCGCGACGAGCTGGGCTTCACCGGGGTCGTCATGAGCGACGCCATGGACATGCACGGCGTCAGCGGCAGCATCGGCATCCCCGAGGCCAGCGTGCGCGCGGTCGCCGCCGGCTGCGACCTGCTGTGCCTGGGCCGGTTCGTCTACGCCGACCAGATCGAGCGAGTACGCACGGCCCTGGTCGACGCGGTCCGCGAGGGCCGCCTGTCCGGTGAGCGGCTGGAGGAGGCCGCCGAGCGCACGAACGCGCTGCGGTCGTGGATCCGCGGGACCGCCGACCGCAGGACCGCGGCCGCCGAGACCGACGGCATCGGCCTGGCCGGGGCCCGCCGCGCGGCCAGGGTGGACGGTGAGCTGCCCGCGCTGACGGACCCGTTCGTCGTGGAGGTGGACGCGCCCGCGGGCATGGCCGTGGGCGACGTCCACTGGGGCCTGTCCGGGTGGTTCCCCGACGTACGGCGGGTGTCCCCCGACGTCGCCGGCGCCGACCGGCTGGCCGCCGAGGCGGCCGGCCGCGACCTGGTCGTCGTGGTGCGCGACGCGCACCGCTACCCCGAGGCCCAGGAGCTCGTCAGCCGCCTGTTGGCGGCCCACCCCACCGCCGTGGTCGTGGAGATGGGCCTGCCCATCTGGCGGCCCGGCTGTGGTGCCTACGTGAGCACGTACGGCGCCGCGCACGTCAACGCGCGCAGCGCCGCCGAGCTGCTGGGCTCCGGCGGCACGGTGGGTGCCGCGGTCCCGCCCCGGGGCTGA
- a CDS encoding carbohydrate ABC transporter permease produces MNNVHRPRRTAGKVGLYTAALAVLVFAVFPVYWVLATALRPTGEIFTREPTLLPRTITFEHFERVLSGVLIPGTSFWSFLTNSLIVTLGAVTVAALLSLLAAVGVARYRFRLRSVFIVLLLVIQMVPVEALIISLFVNFFHLGRTLDVELVNNLSGVFVVYVAVSLPITILMVRNFVNAVPKELEEAAAIDGAGGWTIFWRILMPLVAPGLAAASIFAFITTWNEFVVAFTFLQNNTGAYTLPISLQYYFGAVSIEWGSIMAASTLLTVPVMIFFLIVQRRMVSGLTMGAVKG; encoded by the coding sequence ATGAACAACGTCCACCGTCCGCGCAGGACGGCCGGCAAGGTCGGCCTGTACACCGCGGCCCTCGCCGTCCTCGTCTTCGCGGTGTTCCCGGTCTACTGGGTCCTGGCCACCGCGCTGCGGCCCACCGGGGAGATCTTCACCCGCGAGCCCACGCTGCTGCCGCGCACGATCACCTTCGAGCACTTCGAGCGGGTCCTGTCCGGGGTGCTCATCCCCGGCACGTCGTTCTGGTCGTTCCTCACCAACAGCCTCATCGTGACCCTGGGCGCGGTCACCGTCGCCGCGCTGCTGTCCCTGCTCGCTGCGGTCGGCGTCGCGCGGTACCGGTTCCGGCTGCGCTCGGTCTTCATCGTCCTGCTGCTGGTCATCCAGATGGTGCCGGTCGAGGCGCTGATCATCTCGCTGTTCGTCAACTTCTTCCACCTGGGCCGGACCCTGGACGTGGAACTGGTGAACAACCTCTCCGGCGTGTTCGTGGTCTACGTCGCGGTGTCCCTGCCGATCACCATCCTGATGGTCCGCAACTTCGTCAACGCCGTACCCAAGGAGTTGGAGGAGGCCGCGGCCATCGACGGCGCCGGCGGCTGGACGATCTTCTGGCGCATCCTCATGCCGCTGGTCGCTCCCGGGCTCGCCGCCGCGAGCATCTTCGCCTTCATCACCACCTGGAACGAGTTCGTCGTCGCCTTCACGTTCCTGCAGAACAACACGGGCGCCTACACGCTGCCGATCTCGCTGCAGTACTACTTCGGCGCGGTGTCGATCGAGTGGGGGTCCATCATGGCCGCCTCCACCCTGCTGACCGTCCCGGTGATGATCTTCTTCCTCATCGTCCAGCGCCGCATGGTCTCCGGTCTGACCATGGGCGCGGTCAAGGGCTGA
- a CDS encoding carbohydrate ABC transporter permease codes for MTQTLERATTPDDPQGSPPRLRSKLVPRRRALAPYLLILPALTALAAVLLWPIVQMVWMSLHDYGLRQLQGQEAEWNGFAHYTSVLTDPRFWEIFRNTIVVCLAMVVVTMVLGTLVGILLHKLPNWASTVLGLGLMLAWATPVISAAIVYRWLFDTRYGLFNTIMAGLPDWLVGSGWEEFNWFNSPSTLFPILIVTVVWQSFPFVAISVLAGLKSIPNELYEAARMDGAGAWTSFWNVTFPMLRPLFALLLVLQVIWDFRIFTQLFILAGGVTNRDVALLPVYIYQLGFASTPPNYGMGSAIAVIMTVLVLAITAYYLRVMIRQGETR; via the coding sequence ATGACACAAACGCTGGAACGCGCCACCACTCCTGACGATCCGCAGGGGTCCCCGCCGCGCCTCCGCTCGAAGCTGGTGCCGCGACGCCGAGCGCTCGCGCCCTACCTCCTCATCCTCCCCGCCCTCACGGCCCTCGCAGCGGTCCTGCTCTGGCCGATCGTGCAGATGGTGTGGATGTCGCTGCACGACTACGGACTGCGCCAACTCCAGGGCCAGGAAGCGGAGTGGAACGGCTTCGCCCACTACACCTCGGTCCTGACCGACCCGCGCTTCTGGGAGATCTTCCGGAACACGATCGTCGTGTGCCTGGCCATGGTGGTCGTGACGATGGTCCTGGGGACCCTCGTGGGCATCCTGCTCCACAAGCTCCCCAACTGGGCCTCCACCGTCCTCGGTCTGGGCCTGATGCTGGCCTGGGCCACGCCCGTCATCAGCGCCGCGATCGTCTACCGCTGGCTCTTCGACACCCGGTACGGCCTGTTCAACACGATCATGGCGGGGCTGCCGGACTGGCTCGTGGGATCGGGCTGGGAGGAGTTCAACTGGTTCAACTCCCCGAGCACGCTCTTCCCGATCCTGATCGTGACCGTCGTCTGGCAGTCGTTCCCGTTCGTGGCGATCAGCGTGCTGGCCGGACTCAAGAGCATCCCCAACGAGCTCTACGAGGCCGCGCGCATGGACGGCGCCGGCGCCTGGACGAGCTTCTGGAACGTCACCTTCCCCATGCTGCGGCCGCTCTTCGCGCTGCTGCTCGTCCTGCAGGTGATCTGGGACTTCCGGATCTTCACGCAGCTGTTCATCCTCGCCGGTGGCGTCACCAACCGCGACGTGGCCCTGCTGCCCGTCTACATCTACCAACTCGGCTTCGCCTCGACCCCGCCGAACTACGGCATGGGTTCGGCGATCGCCGTCATCATGACCGTCCTGGTCCTCGCGATCACCGCGTACTACCTGCGAGTGATGATCCGCCAGGGGGAGACCCGATGA
- a CDS encoding extracellular solute-binding protein has translation MKFPKIAAASAVVMLAAACGGGSDEGDAGGSAGAPETLTVWRMGDATEDQNAFMDSVTEQYQELYPDTEVDVQWVPWGEFSQRFQTAMVSGGPDVVEIGNDQVPTWADAGALYDVAELAEDWEEREDILEGAYANGTFGDAQYSVPWYSGVRALWYNADWLRELGHEPPQDWDELLEVSAAIEDEYDVPGFAAPTDFLNGIASFVWSNGGEFATLEGDEWTGQLDSPETTEALEFYADLTVDGVSPSACIGLNEVDCAHADFVNRDLGMFIDGPWARAQLEDLNDEHADQWATAPIPGADGMAPAFGGGSDLAVWGTTEHPEAAFDYITTLNSKDNALTYNEVSSMFPTYGDVLESETFQNDPVLSGAATQATGDLRLFPDTPNWGHVQWELTTVQTAVQRMAEGESADDVLPELNDELTEALNRPTE, from the coding sequence ATGAAGTTCCCCAAGATCGCCGCGGCCTCGGCCGTGGTCATGCTCGCCGCCGCCTGTGGCGGCGGCTCCGACGAGGGCGACGCAGGCGGCTCCGCCGGAGCCCCCGAGACCCTCACCGTGTGGCGGATGGGTGACGCCACCGAGGACCAGAACGCCTTCATGGACTCGGTCACCGAGCAGTACCAGGAGCTCTACCCCGACACCGAGGTCGACGTGCAGTGGGTCCCCTGGGGCGAGTTCTCCCAGCGGTTCCAGACGGCGATGGTCAGTGGCGGCCCCGACGTCGTCGAGATCGGCAACGACCAGGTTCCCACCTGGGCCGACGCCGGAGCGCTCTACGACGTCGCCGAGCTGGCCGAGGACTGGGAGGAGCGCGAGGACATCCTGGAGGGCGCCTACGCCAACGGCACCTTCGGCGACGCCCAGTACAGCGTCCCCTGGTACAGCGGCGTCCGCGCCCTCTGGTACAACGCCGACTGGCTCCGCGAACTCGGCCACGAGCCGCCGCAGGACTGGGACGAGCTCCTGGAGGTCTCCGCCGCCATCGAGGACGAGTACGACGTCCCCGGTTTCGCCGCACCGACCGACTTCCTCAACGGCATCGCCAGCTTCGTCTGGTCCAACGGCGGCGAGTTCGCCACCCTGGAGGGCGACGAGTGGACGGGGCAGCTGGACTCCCCCGAGACCACCGAGGCCCTGGAGTTCTACGCGGACCTGACCGTGGACGGGGTCTCACCGAGCGCCTGCATCGGCCTGAACGAGGTCGACTGCGCGCACGCCGACTTCGTCAACCGCGACCTCGGCATGTTCATCGACGGCCCCTGGGCCCGGGCCCAGCTGGAGGACCTGAACGACGAGCACGCCGACCAGTGGGCCACCGCGCCGATCCCCGGAGCGGACGGCATGGCCCCCGCCTTCGGCGGCGGCTCCGACCTGGCCGTGTGGGGCACCACCGAGCACCCCGAGGCAGCGTTCGACTACATCACCACGCTGAACAGCAAGGACAACGCGCTGACCTACAACGAGGTCTCGTCGATGTTCCCGACCTACGGCGACGTGCTGGAGAGCGAGACCTTCCAGAACGACCCCGTCCTGTCCGGCGCGGCCACCCAGGCCACCGGTGACCTGCGCCTGTTCCCGGACACGCCCAACTGGGGCCACGTCCAGTGGGAGCTGACCACGGTCCAGACCGCGGTGCAGCGCATGGCCGAGGGCGAGTCCGCCGACGACGTGCTCCCCGAGCTGAACGACGAGCTCACCGAGGCGCTCAACCGCCCCACCGAGTAG
- a CDS encoding ROK family transcriptional regulator: MSQRPGTPRLLRQLNDRAALELLLSAGPLTRTQLGTRTGLSKVTASQLLARLEERDLVRVVGSKAGGRGPNAALYAVVPESAYVAALDVSASRVTATIADITGRVISEVSVDPSASDEPVALVHTAVMRLADKAGVPLDRVRACVIGTPGVVDPRTGDIRFSFDLMSWHEGVLEALRADLKRSVVIENDVNLAALAEHAEGAASGVAEFVLIWLSAAGGVGMSTMIDGRIHRGRSGGAGEIGYLPVPGAPMPSDIGVSSGYEPLRDHSDELPHGFQALVKANQVVRLAAEHGITGEDVVDVVSAASAAGTPDADAFLDAFAERLARGVAAVSVVIDPGLVVLGGDVARAGGAKLAERVEEATARIGPNATEVVLGAVEGSTVVRGALLHALERAREEVFSSTV, encoded by the coding sequence ATGTCTCAACGCCCGGGAACTCCCCGGCTGCTACGCCAGCTCAACGACCGTGCGGCGCTGGAACTGCTGCTGTCGGCCGGTCCGCTGACCCGAACGCAGCTGGGAACGAGAACGGGACTGTCCAAGGTGACCGCCTCCCAGCTCCTGGCCCGATTGGAGGAGCGCGACCTGGTCCGCGTGGTCGGCAGCAAGGCCGGCGGCCGCGGACCCAACGCGGCGCTCTACGCGGTCGTCCCAGAAAGCGCTTACGTCGCGGCACTGGACGTCAGCGCGAGCCGCGTGACGGCGACGATCGCCGACATCACCGGCCGCGTCATCAGCGAGGTCAGCGTCGACCCCAGCGCCTCCGACGAGCCCGTCGCGCTGGTGCACACAGCCGTGATGCGCCTGGCGGACAAGGCGGGCGTCCCCCTCGACCGGGTCCGCGCCTGCGTGATAGGCACACCCGGCGTGGTCGATCCGCGCACGGGCGACATCCGCTTCTCCTTCGACCTCATGTCCTGGCACGAGGGGGTGCTCGAGGCCCTGCGGGCCGACCTCAAGCGGTCGGTGGTGATCGAGAACGACGTGAACCTGGCCGCACTCGCCGAGCACGCAGAGGGAGCCGCCTCCGGCGTGGCCGAGTTCGTCCTGATCTGGCTCAGCGCGGCGGGCGGCGTCGGTATGTCCACGATGATCGACGGGCGCATCCACCGCGGCCGCTCGGGCGGCGCGGGCGAGATCGGCTACCTGCCGGTGCCAGGCGCGCCGATGCCCAGCGACATCGGGGTGTCCAGCGGCTACGAGCCGCTCAGGGACCACTCCGACGAGCTGCCGCACGGCTTCCAGGCCCTGGTCAAGGCCAACCAGGTGGTCCGGCTGGCCGCCGAGCACGGCATCACCGGTGAGGACGTGGTGGACGTCGTCAGCGCCGCATCCGCGGCCGGGACCCCCGACGCCGACGCCTTCCTCGACGCCTTCGCCGAACGGCTCGCCCGCGGAGTGGCCGCCGTCAGCGTCGTCATCGACCCGGGCCTGGTGGTGCTCGGCGGAGACGTGGCCCGGGCGGGCGGCGCCAAGCTGGCCGAGCGGGTGGAGGAGGCGACCGCCAGGATCGGGCCGAACGCCACGGAGGTCGTGCTGGGCGCGGTCGAGGGCAGCACGGTGGTCCGGGGAGCACTGCTGCACGCGCTCGAACGCGCGCGCGAGGAGGTGTTCTCCTCCACGGTGTGA
- a CDS encoding GNAT family N-acetyltransferase: MRAEDEPDLVRVSLAADAVFAGAGVELPPDDPRTLLAHADRVLVATASDGRPCGLAATVAIDGHPHLEQIAVDPAHGRRGVGSALLAAVRAEAAARGHGRITLTTFRDLPWNGPWYTARGFAPLPRPEWGPELVRLWEAEAGIRVRPRIVMAGRPG; this comes from the coding sequence ATGCGGGCCGAGGACGAGCCGGACCTGGTCCGGGTGTCGTTGGCGGCCGACGCGGTGTTCGCCGGGGCCGGGGTGGAGCTGCCCCCGGACGATCCGCGCACGCTGCTGGCGCACGCCGACCGGGTCCTGGTCGCGACCGCGTCCGACGGCCGCCCGTGCGGTCTGGCGGCGACCGTCGCGATCGACGGCCACCCCCATCTCGAACAGATCGCGGTCGATCCCGCCCACGGGCGCCGGGGCGTCGGTTCGGCCCTGCTGGCCGCGGTCCGCGCCGAGGCCGCCGCGCGGGGCCACGGGAGGATCACCCTCACCACGTTCCGGGATCTGCCGTGGAACGGGCCGTGGTACACCGCCCGCGGCTTCGCTCCCCTCCCCCGCCCGGAGTGGGGGCCGGAGCTGGTGCGCCTGTGGGAGGCGGAGGCCGGCATCCGGGTCCGGCCCCGGATCGTGATGGCGGGGCGGCCGGGCTGA